A region from the Sphingomonas brevis genome encodes:
- a CDS encoding helix-turn-helix domain-containing protein, with protein sequence MRRRRAELGLSQEVLGDEAGLHRTFIGAVERSETNISLDNLERLAVALKIDGWQLLKPR encoded by the coding sequence ATGCGGCGCCGACGCGCTGAACTGGGCCTGAGCCAGGAGGTTCTAGGCGACGAGGCCGGCCTGCACCGGACCTTCATCGGCGCGGTTGAGCGCAGCGAGACCAACATATCGTTGGACAATTTGGAGCGGTTGGCCGTGGCGCTCAAGATCGACGGCTGGCAACTGCTAAAGCCCCGATAG
- a CDS encoding DUF5615 family PIN-like protein, translated as MATAAIKLLLFLDNNVPDSIGRYLQGRGHSVLRQRFHIPADSPDHLVAMTAMKAGRILVTIDKDFNAQRFQQGKFATLSRIALSGPSHTLLDAVKEHAHLIEYQWSHIQKTGGVRMVAHVKAGDFRFRA; from the coding sequence ATGGCAACGGCAGCCATCAAGCTCCTGCTGTTCCTCGACAATAATGTGCCGGATTCGATTGGCCGCTATCTGCAGGGCCGAGGTCACAGCGTGCTTCGGCAGAGGTTTCATATCCCGGCAGACTCTCCGGATCACCTCGTGGCCATGACCGCAATGAAAGCGGGCCGCATCCTCGTCACCATCGACAAGGACTTCAACGCCCAGAGGTTTCAGCAGGGCAAGTTCGCCACGTTAAGCCGCATCGCGCTCAGTGGTCCGTCGCACACGCTTCTCGACGCAGTAAAGGAACACGCCCATCTGATCGAATATCAGTGGAGCCATATCCAAAAGACAGGTGGGGTGCGGATGGTAGCACACGTGAAGGCGGGAGATTTCCGCTTCCGGGCTTAG
- a CDS encoding DUF433 domain-containing protein: MTADLNVGSVVKREGVGVGRRTMGSSNVIGAFSEVQVERLTGLSKSQLRRWRRDGFIKPSYDDGGKSAFSHVYSFKDLVNLRVLNALRNSHKVSLSELKKVGRELSHLGEDRWTATTLYVLNRRVVFTEPETDRKREITTKQYVVDIPLKVAIQSARHAVQEFNEEHRKAGQVVRNRYVSQNFLVFAGTRVPVAAVREFADAGYTPEQIISEYPDLTQADVELAVSQGANLAA, translated from the coding sequence GTGACCGCCGACCTAAATGTGGGCTCAGTTGTCAAACGCGAAGGAGTGGGGGTAGGACGACGCACGATGGGTTCATCCAACGTCATTGGCGCCTTCAGCGAAGTTCAGGTCGAGAGACTGACGGGCTTGTCGAAGTCCCAGCTTCGCCGGTGGCGCCGGGATGGCTTCATCAAGCCGTCTTATGATGACGGCGGGAAGTCGGCTTTCAGCCACGTCTATTCGTTCAAGGACCTGGTCAATCTTCGAGTGCTGAATGCGCTCCGCAACAGCCACAAGGTGAGCCTGTCCGAACTCAAGAAGGTTGGCCGCGAGCTAAGCCACTTGGGCGAAGACCGCTGGACGGCGACCACGCTCTACGTGCTCAATCGGCGCGTCGTTTTCACCGAGCCCGAGACCGACCGTAAGCGGGAAATCACGACCAAGCAGTACGTCGTGGACATTCCTTTGAAAGTCGCCATTCAGAGCGCCAGGCACGCGGTGCAGGAGTTCAATGAGGAACACCGGAAGGCGGGCCAGGTCGTCCGCAACCGCTATGTCTCGCAGAACTTCCTAGTCTTTGCGGGCACCCGAGTTCCTGTGGCAGCGGTGAGGGAATTTGCCGATGCGGGATACACGCCCGAACAGATCATCAGCGAGTATCCCGATCTGACACAAGCCGATGTTGAATTGGCGGTCAGCCAAGGCGCTAACCTCGCTGCTTAA
- a CDS encoding 3'-5' exonuclease, translating into MEWVILLAVLVVLWWIYSTAKKTAPVADVSMVPKRFIVFDLETTGLDAGRHEIIEIGAIRVNRDSDMHETFQTLVKPGKRVPKRITEITGITDDMVRADGLALAEALSEFRDFVGDLPLVAFNAEFDDAFLRAACASTSSVPFANEVCCALQLSRRAWPWRKSFRLADIARDGNLSMDDSHRALGDCRRTMIVYISAAREVGTYR; encoded by the coding sequence ATGGAGTGGGTAATCCTTCTCGCTGTCCTCGTCGTTCTTTGGTGGATTTACTCAACCGCGAAGAAGACAGCACCGGTCGCCGATGTTTCAATGGTGCCGAAGCGCTTCATTGTCTTCGACCTGGAGACCACCGGCCTCGACGCAGGACGCCACGAAATAATTGAGATCGGTGCCATCCGCGTGAACCGAGACTCCGACATGCACGAGACGTTTCAGACGCTGGTGAAGCCGGGCAAGCGGGTTCCAAAAAGGATTACCGAGATCACTGGCATCACGGACGATATGGTGCGGGCGGACGGATTGGCGCTTGCGGAGGCTTTGTCGGAGTTTCGCGACTTTGTCGGCGATCTCCCCCTAGTGGCCTTCAATGCCGAGTTCGATGATGCGTTTCTGCGTGCAGCATGCGCGTCAACTTCGTCAGTCCCATTTGCGAACGAAGTCTGTTGCGCCCTTCAACTTTCAAGGCGCGCTTGGCCCTGGCGGAAGAGCTTTCGGCTGGCCGACATTGCCCGGGATGGGAACCTCTCAATGGATGACTCGCATCGCGCCCTTGGGGACTGTCGGCGAACGATGATCGTCTACATCTCTGCTGCCAGAGAGGTCGGGACATATCGGTGA
- a CDS encoding response regulator produces the protein MHALIIEDESLIAMAIEEALRACGFTSFDVAVSTEEAVAAAARKCPDPITADVELRPGCGITAVQSICSAQQIPVLFITGSPGEVRIRMPGHTLVEKPFEEDHIMEAIKVVLDNRDG, from the coding sequence ATGCATGCACTCATCATTGAAGACGAGTCCCTGATCGCCATGGCGATAGAGGAGGCGCTGCGCGCTTGCGGCTTCACTTCGTTCGACGTTGCTGTCTCAACTGAGGAGGCGGTTGCGGCGGCCGCACGTAAGTGTCCCGACCCTATTACCGCCGATGTCGAACTAAGACCGGGTTGCGGAATCACTGCCGTTCAGTCGATTTGTTCGGCACAGCAGATACCTGTCCTCTTCATTACGGGAAGTCCCGGTGAGGTCAGGATAAGGATGCCGGGACATACTTTGGTCGAGAAGCCATTCGAGGAAGATCATATTATGGAAGCGATCAAGGTGGTCTTGGACAACAGAGATGGTTGA
- a CDS encoding sensor histidine kinase: protein MALVESSKAPLLLLDDDVVVVGASASFCNTFNLDPATIANRRLADLGAGEWDVPQLNSLLRATIGGAAEIDAYEMDLVREGKATCRLILSAHKLDYFDTEKVRVVLAATDITPTRLAEKQKDDLVREKQVLLQELQHRVANSLQIIASVLMQSAKRVQSDETRLHLQDAHSRVMSIAMLQKQLAVTQLKSVELKTYFSDLCRSIAASMIDDPNRITLEAVVDSTSTNSDVSVSMGLIVTELVINAIKHAFLHQTTGGKIIVSFNSDEGAWLLSVTDNGSGMPVGKKQAKAGLGTGIVEALAKQLDATVAVIDANPGTRVEVRRGQPRQ, encoded by the coding sequence ATGGCCCTCGTTGAGTCGTCGAAGGCGCCGCTCCTCCTGCTGGATGACGATGTGGTCGTCGTTGGTGCAAGTGCCTCATTCTGCAACACCTTCAATCTCGATCCAGCGACCATTGCCAATCGCAGGCTGGCCGATCTCGGCGCGGGCGAATGGGACGTTCCGCAGCTTAACTCTCTCCTGCGGGCGACTATTGGGGGGGCAGCGGAGATTGACGCCTATGAGATGGACCTTGTCCGCGAAGGCAAGGCGACCTGCCGTCTTATCTTGAGCGCACATAAGCTTGATTATTTCGACACGGAGAAGGTGCGCGTCGTGCTCGCGGCGACGGACATCACGCCGACACGCCTGGCCGAAAAGCAAAAAGACGACCTGGTTCGTGAGAAGCAGGTCCTGCTACAGGAGCTCCAGCACCGCGTTGCCAACAGCCTGCAGATCATAGCAAGCGTTTTGATGCAGAGCGCCAAGCGCGTTCAGTCTGACGAAACACGCCTACATCTTCAGGACGCCCACAGCCGGGTCATGTCGATTGCGATGCTTCAAAAGCAACTGGCGGTTACCCAGCTGAAATCTGTTGAACTAAAGACGTACTTCTCGGACTTGTGTCGAAGCATCGCGGCTTCCATGATCGACGATCCAAATCGCATCACGCTAGAGGCAGTCGTTGACAGCACATCTACCAACTCCGACGTGTCGGTCAGCATGGGGTTGATCGTCACGGAGTTGGTGATCAACGCGATCAAGCATGCCTTCCTGCATCAGACCACTGGCGGCAAGATCATCGTGTCGTTTAATTCAGACGAGGGAGCCTGGCTCCTGTCCGTTACGGATAATGGATCCGGTATGCCAGTCGGCAAGAAGCAGGCAAAGGCGGGTCTTGGTACAGGGATCGTCGAGGCCCTGGCCAAGCAACTCGATGCGACCGTGGCGGTAATTGACGCAAATCCCGGCACGCGCGTGGAGGTTCGGCGCGGCCAACCGAGGCAATAA
- a CDS encoding Crp/Fnr family transcriptional regulator, translated as MPHTSYAPISIADAYAGNRLLTTFPDELRGLVEGQLEMVELDQGTTVLRRGTDVAYSLFPFGPTMISLVVDLDDGRSVEVASVGREGAVGGIISCGHVPAFTRAEVMVAGPAARVRMAAIEEAKGKSAHLRNLYCRYSDYLLAQIMQTVACNSFHAIEARAARWLLTAHDRAGSRLELTQESLAGLLGVQRTTVNAVARELQDEGLITTRRGIIEVHDREGLQRRACECYDRVERFFGDIVGPKGAGPA; from the coding sequence ATGCCCCACACCAGCTACGCGCCCATATCTATCGCCGATGCCTATGCCGGCAACCGGCTGCTGACCACATTTCCCGATGAGTTGCGCGGCCTGGTCGAGGGCCAATTGGAGATGGTCGAACTGGATCAGGGCACGACCGTGCTCCGCCGCGGGACGGACGTCGCCTATTCCCTGTTCCCGTTCGGTCCGACCATGATCTCCCTGGTCGTCGACCTGGACGACGGCCGCTCGGTCGAGGTGGCCTCTGTCGGTCGCGAAGGCGCGGTCGGCGGGATTATCAGCTGCGGCCATGTGCCGGCTTTCACTCGTGCGGAAGTGATGGTTGCCGGACCGGCCGCTCGCGTCCGAATGGCGGCGATCGAGGAGGCCAAGGGCAAATCGGCGCACCTCCGCAATCTATACTGCCGCTATTCCGATTACCTGCTCGCCCAGATCATGCAGACGGTGGCGTGCAACAGCTTCCATGCCATCGAGGCGCGCGCCGCCCGCTGGTTGCTGACTGCCCATGATCGGGCCGGAAGCAGGCTCGAACTGACCCAGGAATCGTTGGCCGGCCTGCTTGGCGTCCAACGGACGACCGTCAATGCCGTTGCCCGCGAGCTTCAGGACGAAGGGCTGATTACCACTCGCCGGGGAATCATCGAAGTCCATGATCGCGAAGGCCTGCAGCGCCGGGCTTGCGAATGTTACGACCGGGTCGAGCGTTTCTTTGGCGATATCGTCGGACCGAAGGGGGCCGGGCCGGCCTAG
- the pyrC gene encoding dihydroorotase → MTLQSLTIRRPDDWHVHLRDDEMLTTVAPCTARQFGRAIIMPNLVPPITTVEAAASYRDRIVAAAGPGFTPLMTCYLTDSIDPDELERGHAEGVWVAAKLYPAGATTNSASGVTDIRNIYPALERMQRIGMVFCVHGEVTDPDVDMFDREAVFIDRILTPLVRDFPALRIVLEHITTRQAAEFVASAPANLAATVTPQHLMLNRNALFQGGLRPHAYCLPVVKREEHRLAVRRAAVGGSPKFFLGTDSAPHARGAKESACGCAGIFNAPYALEAYAQVFDEEEALDRFESFASLNGPAFYGLPVNEGSVTLERAVSPVPDQIGDLVPFGAGSSFGWRFSG, encoded by the coding sequence GTGACTTTGCAATCGCTGACCATCCGCCGCCCCGACGACTGGCACGTCCATCTCCGCGACGACGAGATGCTGACGACGGTCGCTCCTTGCACCGCTCGGCAGTTCGGCCGGGCGATTATCATGCCCAATCTGGTTCCGCCGATTACGACAGTCGAAGCCGCAGCCTCATATCGCGATCGCATCGTGGCGGCCGCCGGGCCAGGCTTCACTCCGCTGATGACCTGCTATCTGACCGACAGCATCGATCCGGACGAGCTAGAGCGCGGTCACGCAGAGGGAGTCTGGGTCGCGGCCAAACTCTATCCGGCCGGCGCTACGACCAACAGCGCCTCGGGCGTTACCGACATCCGCAACATCTATCCGGCGCTGGAGCGGATGCAGCGGATCGGCATGGTCTTCTGCGTCCATGGCGAAGTGACCGACCCGGACGTCGACATGTTCGATCGTGAGGCGGTGTTCATCGACCGCATCCTTACCCCGCTGGTCCGCGATTTCCCGGCGCTCAGGATCGTGCTGGAGCATATCACGACCCGACAGGCAGCGGAGTTCGTCGCCAGCGCTCCGGCCAATCTGGCTGCGACGGTCACGCCGCAGCATTTGATGCTCAACCGCAATGCGCTCTTCCAGGGCGGCCTTCGCCCCCACGCCTATTGCCTGCCGGTGGTCAAACGGGAGGAGCATCGACTGGCGGTGCGCCGAGCGGCGGTCGGCGGATCTCCGAAATTCTTCCTCGGTACCGATAGCGCTCCACACGCGCGCGGAGCCAAGGAGTCGGCCTGCGGCTGCGCAGGTATTTTCAACGCGCCATATGCGCTTGAAGCCTATGCCCAGGTGTTCGACGAAGAGGAGGCCCTCGACAGGTTCGAGTCGTTCGCCAGCCTTAACGGCCCCGCCTTCTATGGCCTGCCGGTCAATGAAGGATCAGTGACGCTTGAGCGCGCGGTCAGCCCGGTTCCAGACCAGATCGGCGACCTGGTGCCGTTCGGGGCGGGCAGCAGCTTCGGCTGGCGGTTCTCCGGCTAG